A window of Metabacillus sp. B2-18 contains these coding sequences:
- a CDS encoding alpha/beta fold hydrolase produces MDKKQPSTPTYDLDQEIKRWKTFFGVWSSPEPKVGATPREAVWKKNKATLWYYAPAEKKYKVPLFLVYSLVNQPFILDMAPGNSAIENFTRNGFEVYLLDFGIPGYEDKDITASDYVVDYIQKGVRRALRHSGAEEVTIIGYCLGGTLATMYATIADEPIRNLILNVSPIDFETVPFFEELANASKEGKLDVSELLDTIGLISGNSMKAAMRMVTNPIYFSPYLSLLNKAYDDEYVKKWKRLKKWTDGHIPFTGAAMRELMQELGKQNKLINGGLMIHGKEANLANITANLLVISTDFDRLVLKEQNIRVIDFVSSKDKTFKLENGGHTTRANDKDLPPFLANWLPQRSDPI; encoded by the coding sequence ATGGATAAAAAACAACCATCCACTCCGACTTATGATCTTGATCAGGAAATAAAAAGATGGAAAACTTTCTTTGGGGTATGGAGTAGTCCTGAGCCTAAAGTTGGGGCTACACCTAGAGAAGCTGTTTGGAAAAAGAATAAAGCAACATTATGGTACTATGCGCCTGCTGAAAAAAAATATAAGGTACCTTTATTTCTCGTTTATTCATTAGTTAATCAGCCGTTTATTTTAGACATGGCACCTGGTAACAGTGCCATTGAAAATTTCACACGAAACGGCTTTGAAGTGTATTTATTAGATTTTGGTATCCCAGGATATGAAGACAAAGACATTACTGCGAGTGACTATGTTGTTGATTATATTCAAAAAGGTGTTCGACGAGCATTAAGACATTCAGGTGCTGAAGAAGTTACAATCATTGGCTATTGCTTAGGTGGTACTCTTGCAACCATGTATGCCACAATTGCCGACGAACCAATTCGCAACTTGATTTTAAATGTATCGCCAATCGATTTTGAAACAGTTCCTTTTTTTGAGGAACTAGCTAATGCAAGTAAAGAAGGCAAACTTGATGTGAGTGAGCTGCTTGATACAATCGGTCTTATTTCCGGAAATTCTATGAAAGCAGCCATGAGGATGGTGACAAACCCCATCTATTTTAGTCCTTACTTATCATTACTGAATAAAGCATATGATGATGAATATGTAAAAAAGTGGAAGAGGCTGAAAAAATGGACAGATGGACATATCCCATTTACAGGTGCAGCTATGAGGGAGTTAATGCAGGAATTAGGAAAACAAAACAAATTGATTAATGGCGGATTAATGATTCATGGCAAAGAGGCAAACTTAGCTAATATTACTGCTAATCTGCTTGTTATATCAACTGATTTTGACAGACTTGTATTAAAAGAGCAAAATATTCGTGTCATTGACTTTGTTTCAAGTAAAGATAAAACCTTTAAATTAGAAAATGGAGGCCATACAACTCGGGCAAATGATAAAGATTTACCCCCTTTCTTAGCCAACTGGCTTCCTCAACGTTCTGACCCTATTTAA
- a CDS encoding DUF84 family protein, with product MRIAIGTKNPTKVNAVKGAFAKHVDAEFISTNVSSNVSAQPITDHETLTGAMNRAKNALKAEGSDSDLGVGLEGGLVKTDFGYFLCNWGALAAPKSQPIIAGGARIMIPDEIGDLVFSGRELGDVMDDYVKKNNVRQNEGAIGVFTNGLVDRTKMFQELSSLLIGQYLYQQKHK from the coding sequence GTGAGAATAGCAATTGGAACAAAAAATCCGACAAAAGTAAATGCAGTAAAAGGTGCCTTTGCTAAACATGTAGATGCAGAATTTATATCAACAAATGTTTCATCAAATGTTTCTGCACAGCCTATAACTGATCACGAAACGTTAACAGGTGCTATGAACCGAGCGAAAAATGCTCTTAAGGCTGAAGGTTCAGACTCAGATCTTGGGGTAGGTTTAGAAGGTGGCCTGGTAAAAACAGATTTTGGTTATTTTTTATGTAATTGGGGAGCACTTGCTGCACCTAAGTCACAACCAATTATTGCAGGTGGGGCTAGAATAATGATTCCTGATGAAATAGGTGATCTTGTTTTTAGTGGACGTGAATTAGGGGATGTAATGGACGATTATGTAAAGAAAAACAATGTTCGCCAAAATGAAGGGGCAATTGGAGTCTTTACAAATGGACTTGTAGATCGCACAAAAATGTTCCAAGAACTTTCAAGTCTTCTTATCGGTCAATATTTATATCAACAGAAACATAAATAA